One Brassica napus cultivar Da-Ae chromosome A5, Da-Ae, whole genome shotgun sequence DNA window includes the following coding sequences:
- the LOC106450964 gene encoding probable galacturonosyltransferase 7 isoform X1 yields MKGGGGGGGGKRRWRVLVIGVLVLIILSTLVPLAFLLGLHNGFHSPGFVTVQPSSPFDSFSRVNATKHSQRDLSVRVDEVLHRFNPVLPKKSDITLDSRDMNRTSTVDSKKRGLPVSPAVVAIPTPAKKTKTKASHKGVQGKTVNASHKGVQGGIVNADETQRTCQLKYGSYCLWREENKEPLRDAKVKHMKDLLFVARAYYPSIAKMPSQSKLTRDMKQNIQEFERILSEGSADADLPPQVDKKFQKMEAVISKAKSFPVDCNNVDKKLRQILDLTDDEASFHMKQSVFLYQLAVQTMPKSLHCLSMRLTVEYFKSAPVEIEDSEKFSDPSLLHFVIISDNILASSVVINSTALHARESKNFVFHVLTDEQNYFAMKQWFIRNPCKQAAIQVLNIEKLELDNSDTKKLYLPAEFRVSFTSGDNNLAAQGNRTYYLSIFSQSHYLLPKIFHKLKKIVVLDHDVVVQRDLSPLWELDMEGKVNGAVKSCSVRLGQLKSLKRGGFDTNACLWMSGLNVIDLARWRELGVSESYLKFYKQQMSGESESREAIALQATLLTFQDKVYALDDKWAVSGLGYDYYINTQTIKNAATLHYNGNMKPWLELGIPQYKSYWRKNLNREDRFLSDCNVNP; encoded by the exons ATGAAAGGcggaggcggaggaggaggaggaaaacGACGGTGGAGAGTTCTAGTAATTGGAGTATTGGTTCTTATCATCTTATCAACGCTTGTTCCTCTTGCGTTCTTGCTCGGCCTTCACAACGGTTTCCACTCTCCTG GATTCGTCACTGTTCAACCGTCTTCTCCT TTTGATAGCTTTAGCAGAGTCAATGCTACCAAACATTCCCAGAGAGATCTCTCCGTCCGAGTCGACGAGGTTCTCCATAGATTCAATCCAGTGCTTCCCAAG AAAAGCGACATAACCTTGGATTCCAGAGATATGAATAGGACAAGCACCGTTGATTCTAAAAAGAGAG GATTACCAGTGTCCCCAGCTGTTGTTGCCATCCCTACCCCTGCAAAG aaaacaaaaaccaaagcCTCGCACAAAGGTGTTCAGGGGAAAACAGTAAACGCCTCGCACAAAGGTGTTCAGGGGGGGATAGTAAATGCTGATGAAACTCAGAGAACTTGTCAATTGAAATACGGAAGCTACTGCCTCTGGAGGGAGGAGAATAAGGAACCCTTGAGAGATGCTAAGGTGAAGCACATGAAGGACCTCCTGTTTGTGGCTAGAGCATACTATCCAAGTATTGCTAAAATGCCTTCTCAAAGCAAGTTGACTCGGGATATGAAACAGAACATCCAAGAGTTTGAGCGTATTCTTAGTGAAGGTTCAGCGGATGCTGACCTCCCTCCACA GGTTGATAAAAAGTTTCAGAAGATGGAAGCGGTAATTTCAAAGGCAAAGTCTTTCCCGGTAGACTGTAACAATGTTGACAAGAAATTGAGACAGATCCTGGATTTGACTGATGATGAAGCTAGTTTCCACATGAAACAGAGTGTGTTCCTCTACCAGCTTGCTGTACAGACAATGCCTAAGAGTCTTCACTGCCTGTCAATGAGACTAACGGTGGAATATTTCAAGTCAGCTCCAGTTGAAATTGAGGATAGTGAGAAATTCTCAGATCCTTCATTGCTTCACTTTGTTATTATCTCCGACAATATTCTTGCATCTTCTGTTGTGATAAACTCAACGGCTTTACACGCAAGG GAAAgtaaaaactttgttttccatgtACTAACAGACGAGCAGAACTACTTTGCGATGAAACAATGGTTTATCAGGAATCCCTGCAAACAAGCAGCTATTCAAGtattgaacattgaaaaactCGAGCTGGACAATTCTGATACGAAGAAGCTGTATTTGCCTGCGGAGTTCCGTGTCTCCTTCACCAGTGGTGACAACAATTTGGCGGCACAAGGGAATAGAACATACTACTTATCCATTTTCTCCCAGTCTCACTATCTTCTCCCAAAGATATTTCACAAGCTGAAAAAGATTGTGGTTCTGGATCATGACGTTGTAGTCCAGCGAGACTTATCTCCCCTTTGGGAGCTTGACATGGAAGGAAAAGTGAACGGCGCAGTGAAGTCGTGCTCTGTGAGATTGGGTCAGCTAAAGAGTCTGAAGAGAGGAGGTTTTGATACTAATGCTTGTCTCTGGATGTCTGGATTGAATGTCATTGATCTTGCTAGATGGAGGGAACTGGGAGTTTCAGAGAGCTaccttaaattttataaacag CAGATGAGTGGTGAAAGTGAGTCTAGAGAAGCAATTGCGTTGCAAGCAACTTTGCTTACGTTCCAAGACAAAGTTTATGCTCTTGACGACAAATGGGCTGTATCAGGGCTTGGTTATGACTACTACATCAACACCCAAACGATAAAAAACGCAGCGACCTTACACTACAATGGGAACATGAAGCCGTGGCTAGAGCTGGGAATCCCACAGTACAAAAGCTATTGGAGAAAGAATCTGAATCGGGAAGATAGATTCTTGAGTGACTGTAACGTGAATCCCTGA
- the LOC106454650 gene encoding protein LURP-one-related 8, translating into MTKVHPKFQNTCEKSLCDSKEAVVLTVWKKSLLFNCDGFTVYNSNGELVFRVDNYMNCPKDNIVLMDASGLPLLSIRRKKLSLGDCWMVYDGETQRDPIFTAKKNVSIMTNKRSLVSVSSKKTVLYEIEGSYSQRSCKILDERRNKKKTAEIKKKEAMVGGVAFGKDVFKLIVEPEMEPRVAMALTIILDQIYRY; encoded by the exons ATGACAAAAGTTCATCCAAAATTCCAAAACACTTGCGAGAAGAGCTTGTGCGATAGTAAAGAAGCTGTCGTTTTAACGGTGTGGAAGAAGTCCCTTCTCTTCAACTGTGATGGCTTCACAGTTTACAACTCCAATGGAGAACTTGTCTTTAGGGTCGACAACTACATGAACTGTCCTAAAGATAACATCGTCCTTATGGACGCTTCCGGTCTACCCCTCCTCTCCATCCGCCGCAAG AAGTTGAGCCTTGGAGATTGCTGGATGGTATACGATGGAGAAACACAAAGAGATCCAATATTTACGGCAAAGAAAAACGTAAGTATAATGACAAACAAGAGGAGCTTGGTGTCAGTTAGCTCGAAGAAGACAGTACTATACGAGATAGAAGGATCATACAGCCAAAGAAGCTGCAAAATATTGGACGAGAGGAGGAACAAGAAGAAAACGGCGGAGATCAAGAAGAAAGAGGCAATGGTTGGAGGAGTTGCCTTTGGCAAAGATGTGTTCAAACTTATAGTTGAACCGGAGATGGAGCCTCGTGTGGCCATGGCATTGACCATCATCCTCGACCAAATATATAGATATTGA
- the LOC106450968 gene encoding sodium/pyruvate cotransporter BASS2, chloroplastic, whose protein sequence is MTMMASLSRVLPTDARVRIQCTSRLPSLTTRRSQAQSLDSLKLFPVSNVGLSLRVQNSKPLSSVFALESASSRSSKVVCNAAADLSGESSPKELSQYEKTIELLTTLFPLWVILGTLVGIFKPSLVTWLETDLFTLGLGFLMLSMGLTLTFEDFRRCLRNPWTVGVGFLAQYMIKPVLGFLIAMTLKLSAPLATGLILVSCCPGGQASNVATYISKGNVALSVLMTTCSTIGAIIMTPLLTKLLAGQLVPVDAAGLALSTFQVVLVPTIVGVLANEFFPKFTSKIISVTPLIGVILTTLLCASPIGQVSEVLKTQGAQLILPVALLHAAAFAIGYWISKFSFGESTSRTISIECGMQSSALGFLLAQKHFTNPLVAVPSAVSVVCMALGGSGLAVFWRNQPIPEDDKDDFKE, encoded by the exons ATGACCATGATGGCCTCTCTTTCCAGAGTTTTGCCTACTGATGCCAGAGTAAGGATCCAATGCACTTCCCGCCTTCCTTCTCTTACCACAAGAAGATCTCAGGCCCAATCTttag ATTCTCTCAAGTTGTTTCCTGTTAGTAACGTTGGACTAAGTTTGAGGGTTCAGAACAGTAAACCTCTAAGCTCTGTCTTTGCTCTTGAATCAGCTTCCTCCAg GAGCAGCAAGGTTGTTTGCAATGCTGCTGCAGATCTGTCAGGTGAAAGCAGTCCTAAGGAACTTAGCCAGTACGAGAAGACTATTGAGCTTTTGACCACTCTTTTCCCACTTTGG GTTATTTTGGGAACACTTGTTGGCATCTTCAAGCCATCTCTG gtgaCATGGTTGGAAACAGATCTATTCACTCTAGGTCTTGGGTTTCTCATGCTCTCCATGGGGCTAACTCTTACCTTTGAAGATTTCAGAAGGTGTTTACGTAATCCATGGACG GTTGGTGTTGGTTTTCTTGCTCAGTACATGATCAAGCCAGTGCTAGGTTTTCTCATTGCAATG acacTTAAGCTTTCAGCACCTCTTGCAACTGGTCTTATCCTGGTATCATGCTGCCCTGGAGGACAAGCGTCCAATGTTGCAACCTATATCTCCAAGGGAAACGTTGCGCTCTCTGTACTCATGacaac GTGTTCAACTATTGGGGCTATTATAATGACTCCTCTTCTCACTAAGCTTCTTGCTGGCCAGCTTGTTCCCGTTGATGCTGCT GGACTTGCTCTTAGCACTTTTCAAGTAGTGTTGGTGCCTACTATAGTTGGAG TTCTGGCCAATGAGTTCTTTCCTAAGTTCACGTCGAAGATTATATCAGTGACGCCTCTAATCGGAGTCATTCTCACCACTCTTCTCTGTGCTAGCCCA ATTGGACAAGTTTCAGAGGTTTTGAAAACACAAGGAGCTCAGCTTATACTCCCTGTGGCACTCCTTCATGCTGCGGCCTTTGCTATTGGCTATTGGATTTCAAAGTTCTCTTTCGGCGAGTCTACTTCCCGTACCATTTCTATAGAGTGTGGAATGCAA AGTTCAGCGCTGGGGTTCTTGCTAGCGCAAAAGCATTTCACAAATCCTCTTGTGGCTGTTCCTTCTGCAGTCAGTGTCGTCTGTATGGCT CTCGGTGGAAGTGGCTTAGCCGTGTTCTGGAGAAACCAACCGATTCCTGAAGATGACAAGGATGACTTCAAAGAGTGA
- the LOC106450966 gene encoding peptidyl-prolyl cis-trans isomerase CYP22, translated as MSSGGGIVAGPTGAASAPSSGGGNVEWHVRPPNPKNPVVFFDVSIGGIPAGRIKMELFADIAPKTAENFRQFCTGELRKAGKPLGYKECQFHRVIKDFMIQSGDFLKNDGSGCMSIYGHKFDDENFTAKHTGPGLLSMANSGPDTNGCQFFISCSKCDWLDNKHVVFGRVLGDGLLVVRKIENVAVGPNNRPKLSVVITECGEM; from the exons ATGAGTTCTGGAGGAGGAATCGTGGCTGGACCAACAGGAGCAGCATCAGCTCCTTCAAGCGGAGGTGGAAACGTGGAGTGGCACGTCAGACCACCGAACCCTAAAAATCCAGTCGTCTTCTTCGACGTCTCTATTGGTGGTATCCCCGCCGGTCGTATCAAGATGGAGCTTTTCGCCGACATTGCCCCCAAAACAGCTGAAAACTTCAG GCAGTTCTGTACTGGTGAACTCAG AAAGGCTGGGAAGCCTCTTGGTTACAAAGAGTGTCAGTTTCACAGAGTCATCAAAGATTTTATGATTCAAAGTGGTGACTTTCTCAAG AATGATGGGAGTGGATGCATGTCAATCTATGGCCACAAGTTCGATGATGAAAACTTTACTGCCAAACATACTGGACCAGGATTGCTCTCCATG gCAAATAGTGGACCAGACACAAATGGGTGCCAG TTCTTCATCAGCTGTTCAAAATGCGACTGGCTTGACAACAAGCATGTTGTCTTTGGG AGAGTGCTTGGAGATGGTTTACTGGTGGTGCGGAAGATTGAGAACGTTGCTGTTGGACCAAACAACCGTCCTAAGCTTTCTGTTGTGATTACAGAGTGTGGGGAGATGTGA
- the LOC106450964 gene encoding probable galacturonosyltransferase 7 isoform X2 — translation MKGGGGGGGGKRRWRVLVIGVLVLIILSTLVPLAFLLGLHNGFHSPGFVTVQPSSPFDSFSRVNATKHSQRDLSVRVDEVLHRFNPVLPKKSDITLDSRDMNRTSTVDSKKRGLPVSPAVVAIPTPAKKTKTKASHKGVQGKTVNASHKGVQGGIVNADETQRTCQLKYGSYCLWREENKEPLRDAKVKHMKDLLFVARAYYPSIAKMPSQSKLTRDMKQNIQEFERILSEGSADADLPPQVDKKFQKMEAVISKAKSFPVDCNNVDKKLRQILDLTDDEASFHMKQSVFLYQLAVQTMPKSLHCLSMRLTVEYFKSAPVEIEDSEKFSDPSLLHFVIISDNILASSVVINSTALHARESKNFVFHVLTDEQNYFAMKQWFIRNPCKQAAIQVLNIEKLELDNSDTKKLYLPAEFRVSFTSGDNNLAAQGNRTYYLSIFSQSHYLLPKIFHKLKKIVVLDHDVVVQRDLSPLWELDMEGKVNGAVKSCSVRLGQLKSLKRGGFDTNACLWMSGLNVIDLARWRELGVSESYLKFYKQMSGESESREAIALQATLLTFQDKVYALDDKWAVSGLGYDYYINTQTIKNAATLHYNGNMKPWLELGIPQYKSYWRKNLNREDRFLSDCNVNP, via the exons ATGAAAGGcggaggcggaggaggaggaggaaaacGACGGTGGAGAGTTCTAGTAATTGGAGTATTGGTTCTTATCATCTTATCAACGCTTGTTCCTCTTGCGTTCTTGCTCGGCCTTCACAACGGTTTCCACTCTCCTG GATTCGTCACTGTTCAACCGTCTTCTCCT TTTGATAGCTTTAGCAGAGTCAATGCTACCAAACATTCCCAGAGAGATCTCTCCGTCCGAGTCGACGAGGTTCTCCATAGATTCAATCCAGTGCTTCCCAAG AAAAGCGACATAACCTTGGATTCCAGAGATATGAATAGGACAAGCACCGTTGATTCTAAAAAGAGAG GATTACCAGTGTCCCCAGCTGTTGTTGCCATCCCTACCCCTGCAAAG aaaacaaaaaccaaagcCTCGCACAAAGGTGTTCAGGGGAAAACAGTAAACGCCTCGCACAAAGGTGTTCAGGGGGGGATAGTAAATGCTGATGAAACTCAGAGAACTTGTCAATTGAAATACGGAAGCTACTGCCTCTGGAGGGAGGAGAATAAGGAACCCTTGAGAGATGCTAAGGTGAAGCACATGAAGGACCTCCTGTTTGTGGCTAGAGCATACTATCCAAGTATTGCTAAAATGCCTTCTCAAAGCAAGTTGACTCGGGATATGAAACAGAACATCCAAGAGTTTGAGCGTATTCTTAGTGAAGGTTCAGCGGATGCTGACCTCCCTCCACA GGTTGATAAAAAGTTTCAGAAGATGGAAGCGGTAATTTCAAAGGCAAAGTCTTTCCCGGTAGACTGTAACAATGTTGACAAGAAATTGAGACAGATCCTGGATTTGACTGATGATGAAGCTAGTTTCCACATGAAACAGAGTGTGTTCCTCTACCAGCTTGCTGTACAGACAATGCCTAAGAGTCTTCACTGCCTGTCAATGAGACTAACGGTGGAATATTTCAAGTCAGCTCCAGTTGAAATTGAGGATAGTGAGAAATTCTCAGATCCTTCATTGCTTCACTTTGTTATTATCTCCGACAATATTCTTGCATCTTCTGTTGTGATAAACTCAACGGCTTTACACGCAAGG GAAAgtaaaaactttgttttccatgtACTAACAGACGAGCAGAACTACTTTGCGATGAAACAATGGTTTATCAGGAATCCCTGCAAACAAGCAGCTATTCAAGtattgaacattgaaaaactCGAGCTGGACAATTCTGATACGAAGAAGCTGTATTTGCCTGCGGAGTTCCGTGTCTCCTTCACCAGTGGTGACAACAATTTGGCGGCACAAGGGAATAGAACATACTACTTATCCATTTTCTCCCAGTCTCACTATCTTCTCCCAAAGATATTTCACAAGCTGAAAAAGATTGTGGTTCTGGATCATGACGTTGTAGTCCAGCGAGACTTATCTCCCCTTTGGGAGCTTGACATGGAAGGAAAAGTGAACGGCGCAGTGAAGTCGTGCTCTGTGAGATTGGGTCAGCTAAAGAGTCTGAAGAGAGGAGGTTTTGATACTAATGCTTGTCTCTGGATGTCTGGATTGAATGTCATTGATCTTGCTAGATGGAGGGAACTGGGAGTTTCAGAGAGCTaccttaaattttataaacag ATGAGTGGTGAAAGTGAGTCTAGAGAAGCAATTGCGTTGCAAGCAACTTTGCTTACGTTCCAAGACAAAGTTTATGCTCTTGACGACAAATGGGCTGTATCAGGGCTTGGTTATGACTACTACATCAACACCCAAACGATAAAAAACGCAGCGACCTTACACTACAATGGGAACATGAAGCCGTGGCTAGAGCTGGGAATCCCACAGTACAAAAGCTATTGGAGAAAGAATCTGAATCGGGAAGATAGATTCTTGAGTGACTGTAACGTGAATCCCTGA
- the LOC106453411 gene encoding uncharacterized protein LOC106453411 → MMMIMMQERKTLSMNDTDLSLLRLSSPPYDDSSFSPGSDESDHPKRRRLSSQDPIFISSPLRSTYPEPHSSNIDDQILTASHVLTKQETSSSASKNPDTETMKMVNSHVEEANQEETNYDAYKEEEEEDCGEGMRIERSGDGFVIRLKCRCKLAFRILFSDHHLYFKSL, encoded by the exons atgatgatgattatgatgCAAGAACGTAAGACTCTGAGCATGAACGACACTGATCTCTCACTCCTCCGCCTCTCATCCCCACCTTATGATGACTCCTCCTTCTCCCCTGGTTCCGACGAGTCCGATCATCCCAAACGAAGGAGACTCTCCTCTCAAGACCCAATCTTTATCTCCTCTCCTCTTCGCTCCACCTACCCTGAACCCCATTCCTCCAACATCGACGACCAGATTCTCACCGCGAGCCATGTTTTGACGAAGCAAGAAACGTCGTCGTCTGCTTCCAAGAATCCTGATACAGAG ACGATGAAGATGGTTAACAGTCACGTGGAGGAGGCCAATCAAGAAGAGACTAACTATGATGCttacaaggaagaagaagaagaagattgtggAGAAGGGATGAGGATAGAGAGATCCGGAGATGGGTTTGTAATTAGATTAAAGTGTAGATGCAAGCTAGCTTTTAGAATTCTTTTCTCTGATCACCACCTCTACTTCAAGTCTCTGTGA
- the LOC106450965 gene encoding ethanolamine-phosphate cytidylyltransferase-like, producing MVWEKEKIVGTCLLGGAAFAVGASFLHLFLNGDLPLGLGLGTCVLYPFRKRKPVRVYMDGCFDMMHYGHCNALRQARVLGDQLVVGVVSDEEIIANKGPPVTPLHERMIMVKAVKWVDEVISDAPYAITEEFMKKLFDEYQIDYIIHGDDPCVLPDGTDAYAHAKKAGRYKQIKRTEGVSSTDIVGRMLLCVRERSVSDSHNRSSLQRQFSHGHDSPRFKDGVSSAGTRVSHFLPTSRRIVQFSNGKGPGPDARIVYIDGAFDLFHAGHVEILRRARELGDFLLVGIHNDQTVSAKRGAHRPIMNLHERSLSVLACRYVDEVIIGAPWEVSKDTITTFDISLVVHGTVAESDDFQREEENPYAVPISMGIFQVLESPLDITTSTIIRRIVANHEAYQKRNLKKEASEKKYYEQKAFVSGD from the exons ATGGTTTGGGAGAAAGAGAAAATCGTCGGAACTTGTTTACTCGGAGGAGCTGCCTTCGCCGTCGGAGCTTCCTTCCTCCACCTCTTCCTCAACGGCGACCTTCCTCTAGGCTTAGGGCTAGGCACATGTGTGCTTTACCCCTTCAGAAAACGCAAACCCGTACGCGTCTACATGGACGGTTGCTTCGACATGATGCACTACGGCCACTGCAACGCGCTAAGGCAAGCGCGTGTTCTCGGTGACCAGTTAGTCGTCGGTGTTGTTAGCGACGAAGAGATTATAGCTAATAAAGGACCTCCCGTTACTCCTCTTCATGAGAG GATGATAATGGTGAAGGCGGTGAAGTGGGTGGACGAAGTAATATCTGATGCTCCTTACGCCATCACGGAGGAGTTCATGAAGAAGCTGTTTGATGAGTATCAGATTGATTACATTATCCACGGGGATGATCCTTGTGTTCTTCCCGATGGAACTGATGCTTATGCGCATGCCAAGAAGGCTGGGAGGTACAAGCAAATTAAGCGTACTGAAGGAGTTTCCAGCACTGATATTGTTG GTCGTATGCTGCTTTGTGTGAGAGAAAGATCTGTTAGTGATAGTCATAATCGTTCCTCTTTGCAAAGGCAGTTCAGCCATGGGCATGACAGTCCAAGGTTTAAGGACGGAGTTTCTTCTGCTGGTACTCGCGTCTCTCATTTTCTTCCTACTTCCCGCAGGATTGTTCAGTTCTCTAATGGCAAG GGGCCAGGACCTGATGCACGCATAGTTTACATAGATGGTGCGTTTGATCTTTTCCATGCTGGCCATGTTGAG ATTCTCAGGCGTGCTAGAGAGCTTGGAGACTTTCTTCTTGTTGGAATACATAATGACCAGACCGTCAG TGCTAAAAGAGGAGCGCACCGCCCAATCATGAATCTCCATGAAAGAAGCTTGAGTGTTCTAGCATGCCGCTATGTAGATGAGGTGATCATTGGTGCTCCATGGGAAGTGTCGAAAGATACG ATCACAACATTTGACATTTCATTGGTGGTTCATGGGACAGTAGCCGAGAGCGATGACTTTCAAAGG GAGGAAGAGAATCCATACGCTGTACCAATTAGCATGGGCATATTCCAAGTTCTAGAAAGCCCTCTTGATATCACAACGTCCACCATAATCAGGAGGATTGTAGCCAACCATGAAGCTTATCAG AAGCGTAATTTGAAAAAGGAAGCTAGTGAGAAGAAGTACTACGAGCAGAAGGCTTTTGTGTCCGGGGACTGA